Part of the Sphingobacterium sp. LZ7M1 genome, ATGGGTAATGATGGAACAAATATTTGAATTATAGTACCAAATGGAAAAAGAGAGATTGGAGTTTTTACAAATCCATCCTAAAGATAATGTCCTGGTGGCTCTTCGTGACCTGCCAGCTGGCTATTCCCTGGAATTTGAAGGGAAAGAAATCAGCCTGAAAAGAGCTGTGGCCGCCAAGCATAAGTTTACCATAGATCCTTTCCAAAAGGACGATGAGGTTTATATGTACGGCGTTTTGGTGGGAAAGGTGAATGAAGACCTGCAAAGTGGCGAGTTATTGGATGTAAATAACCTGCGCCATGCCGCTGACGATTTTAAACTAGGTGATAGAAAATTAGAATGGCAAAAGCCTGATGTTTCTGGATTCTTAGGCAGAACGTTTCGAGGCTACCATAGGAGTAATGGATTGGTAGGGACGGCTAATCATTGGTTGGTTATTCCATTGGTGTTCTGTGAGAACAGGAACGTGTTGACCTTGAAGTCGGCATTGGAAGAGAAATTAGGTTACCAAGTTGAATCGAAAGATTATTCGGATGAGGTTGATGAGTTGATTTCCAGATATCAAAGTGGAGCTTCCATAGATGATCTGATGTCTGTGGACCTGAGTGCCGCGAGAGAAAATAAGTCTAAAAAGAGGCTTTTTTCCAATGTAGATGGCGTGAAGTTCCTGAACCATGATATGGGCTGCGGTGGAACTAGGATGGATTCGGATGCCCTATGTGGCCTATTGGCTGGATACATTACGCATCCCAATGTTGCCGGAGCAACAGTGTTGAGCCTAGGATGTCAGCATGCCCAAGCTTCTATTTTGAAAGCTGAGATTGCAAAACGAGATCCCCATTTTGATAAACCGTTGTTTGTATTTGAGCAACAGTTTGAAGGGACAGAGCAGGAGTTGATGCAGAAAGCTATCAAATCCACCTTTACTGGATTGGTAGAGGCAAATAAACTGGAACGCCAAGAAGCAGGGTTGCATAAATTGTGCATTGGGCTGGAGTGCGGAGGTTCGGATGGTTTTTCCGGTATTTCGGCAAATCCGGCTTTAGGATACCTTTCGGATATGCTTGTAAGCCTAGGTGGCTCGGTCATCCTTTCGGAATTCCCAGAGTTGTGTGGTGTTGAACAGGAATTGAGCGATCGATGTATAGATGAACCTACCGCAGAGAAGTTTATTCAGTTAATGCGAACATACAACGCGAAAGCGGAAGCTGATGGCTCTGGATTCTATATGAACCCATCGCCAGGTAATATCCGCGATGGATTGATCACGGATGCAATTAAATCAGCTGGAGCTGCAAAGAAAGGTGGGACTTCTCCCGTGGCAGCTGTAGTAGATTATCCTGAATTGGCAAACGGTCCTGGTTTAAACCTGCTATGTACTCCTGGAAATGATGTAGAGAGTACCACGGCTGAAGTTGCGGCTGGAGCCAATGTAGTTTTGTTCACTACCGGTTTGGGAACTCCAACAGGGAATCCGATTACTCCTGTTATCAAGGTGTCGTCCAATACTAAAGTCTACAATAAAATGAACGATGCAATCGACCTGAACTGTGGGACCATCATCGATGGGGAAGAAAGCATTGAGGAAGCTGCACACCGCATCTTGAATTATGTCATTGCGGTTGCGAGTGGTGAAGAAACAGCAAAAGCAGTTAAGCTTGGTCAGGATGATTTTATTCCTTGGAGACGTGGAGTTTCACTTTAGTAAATAATAATAAAACATTTAAATAGAAATAATTATGTCTAGGCTAAAAGATAAAGTAGCGATTGTGACAGGCGGGGCAAGTGGGATAGGAAAAGCCATTTCCACTTTGTTTGCCAAGGAGGGAGCAGTTGTACATATTTTGGACCTGAACCCAACTGGTGGGGAAGAAACCAAGAAGTTGATTGAAGACGAAGGTGGAAAATGTGAAGTCCATACTTGTAATGTGAGCAAGCAAGCTGAAGTACTGGATGTGGTAAAACAGATTGGCAAGGTGGATATATTGGTGAATAATGCCGGTATTGCTCATGTAGGCAACCTAGAAGGGTGTACTGAGGAAGATATGGACCGGATTTACCAAGTGAACATAAAAGGCGCTTATAACGCCTTATTTGCGGTCGTTCCGGTGATGAAAGCTAATGGTGGTGGAGCAATCTTGAATTTGGCTTCCATTGCAACCCTAGTAGGTATCCCAGATCGCTTTGCTTATTCCATGAGTAAAGGTGCTATGTTTGCCATGAGTTTGTCCGTAGCTAAGGATTACCTGAAAGATAATATCCGATCAAACTCCATTTCCCCGGCACGAGTACATACGCCTTTTGTGGATGGATTCATCGCCAAAAACTATCCTGGTAAAGAGGCCGAAATGTTTGAAAAGCTCTCTAAAACCCAACCTATCGGACGTATGGCAGAGCCGGAAGAAATTGCAAAATTAGCCTTGTTCCTTTGTTCAGATGACGCATCGTTTATTACTGGTAATGACTATGCTATCGATGGAGGTTTTGTTAAGTTGAATAATTAAAATAGACATAAGACAATAGATAAAAGACATTAGACTTTGGTGACTTGATTGTTCTTATGTCTCGTGTCTATTGTCCCTAAAAGTATAGAAAAATGAAATTAATCAGATACGGAGAATCAGGAAGAGAAAAGATCGGTGTGAACATCGATGGAAAGAATTATGATGTTTCGGCATTTGGCGGAGACTTTAACGAAGAGTTTTTTACAGACAATGGACTTGCCCGTCTGGAAGAGTTTGTGAAAGCGAATCATGGGAAACTGATAGAGATTCCTGCAGATTCTCGATTGGGAGCTCCATTCACGAGACCATCCAAGATTGTATGTATTGGCTTGAACTATAAAGACCATGCGGAGGAAACTGGGGCTAAGATCCCAGCAGAGCCAATTATCTTTATGAAATCCACTACTGCATTGGTAGGTCCTAATGACCAAGTGATGATTCCTAAGAATTCAGTGAAGACCGACTGGGAGGTTGAGTTCTGCATTGTTATCGGTAAGAAAGCAACTTATGTCGAAGAATCTAAAGCCTTGGACTATGTTGCTGGTTATGTTCTTCACAATGATGTTT contains:
- a CDS encoding UxaA family hydrolase — translated: MEKERLEFLQIHPKDNVLVALRDLPAGYSLEFEGKEISLKRAVAAKHKFTIDPFQKDDEVYMYGVLVGKVNEDLQSGELLDVNNLRHAADDFKLGDRKLEWQKPDVSGFLGRTFRGYHRSNGLVGTANHWLVIPLVFCENRNVLTLKSALEEKLGYQVESKDYSDEVDELISRYQSGASIDDLMSVDLSAARENKSKKRLFSNVDGVKFLNHDMGCGGTRMDSDALCGLLAGYITHPNVAGATVLSLGCQHAQASILKAEIAKRDPHFDKPLFVFEQQFEGTEQELMQKAIKSTFTGLVEANKLERQEAGLHKLCIGLECGGSDGFSGISANPALGYLSDMLVSLGGSVILSEFPELCGVEQELSDRCIDEPTAEKFIQLMRTYNAKAEADGSGFYMNPSPGNIRDGLITDAIKSAGAAKKGGTSPVAAVVDYPELANGPGLNLLCTPGNDVESTTAEVAAGANVVLFTTGLGTPTGNPITPVIKVSSNTKVYNKMNDAIDLNCGTIIDGEESIEEAAHRILNYVIAVASGEETAKAVKLGQDDFIPWRRGVSL
- a CDS encoding SDR family NAD(P)-dependent oxidoreductase, whose translation is MSRLKDKVAIVTGGASGIGKAISTLFAKEGAVVHILDLNPTGGEETKKLIEDEGGKCEVHTCNVSKQAEVLDVVKQIGKVDILVNNAGIAHVGNLEGCTEEDMDRIYQVNIKGAYNALFAVVPVMKANGGGAILNLASIATLVGIPDRFAYSMSKGAMFAMSLSVAKDYLKDNIRSNSISPARVHTPFVDGFIAKNYPGKEAEMFEKLSKTQPIGRMAEPEEIAKLALFLCSDDASFITGNDYAIDGGFVKLNN
- a CDS encoding fumarylacetoacetate hydrolase family protein, whose amino-acid sequence is MKLIRYGESGREKIGVNIDGKNYDVSAFGGDFNEEFFTDNGLARLEEFVKANHGKLIEIPADSRLGAPFTRPSKIVCIGLNYKDHAEETGAKIPAEPIIFMKSTTALVGPNDQVMIPKNSVKTDWEVEFCIVIGKKATYVEESKALDYVAGYVLHNDVSEREYQLERGGTWDKGKGCDTFAPMGPFMTTTDEIPDINNVKLWLKVNGKTYQNGNTANLIFNVPFVVSYVSQFMTLLPGDVISTGTPAGVGLGFDPPIYLKEGDVVELGADYLGEQRQEVIAFYKN